A portion of the Flavobacterium magnum genome contains these proteins:
- the amaB gene encoding L-piperidine-6-carboxylate dehydrogenase: MTTTIAQQFGMTEALAQLGIKDINDGTSTGIQNFANGEILESYSPVDGQLIGKVRMSTPADYETAMKAATEAFKTFRLMPAPQRGEIVRQFGEKLRKNKEALGKLVSYEMGKSLQEGYGEVQEMIDICDFAVGLSRQLHGLTMHSERPGHRMYEQYHPLGVVGIISAFNFPVAVWSWNTALAWIAGDVCIWKPSEKTPLCGIACQNIIAEVIKENNLPEGISCLINGDYKIGELMTADTRIPLVSATGSTRMGKIVAQAVAGRLGKSLLELGGNNAIIVTPDADVKMTVIGAVFGAVGTAGQRCTSTRRLIIHESMYDKVKDAIVSAYKQLRIGNPLDQNNHVGPLIDTDAVALYQKALEQVVAEGGKILVEGGVLSGEGYESGCYVKPAIAEADNSFRIVQHETFAPVLYLLKYSGDVENAIALQNGVAQGLSSAIMTNNLREAERFLSVAGSDCGIANVNIGTSGAEIGGAFGGEKETGGGRESGSDAWKIYMRRQTNTINYTTNLPLAQGIKFDL; the protein is encoded by the coding sequence ATGACAACAACAATAGCACAGCAGTTCGGCATGACCGAAGCCCTCGCCCAACTGGGTATTAAAGACATCAACGACGGCACATCCACCGGAATTCAGAATTTTGCCAACGGCGAAATACTCGAATCGTATTCGCCGGTAGACGGGCAACTGATCGGGAAAGTCCGTATGTCGACGCCAGCAGATTACGAGACGGCAATGAAAGCTGCCACGGAAGCCTTCAAGACTTTCCGTTTGATGCCGGCACCGCAGCGTGGTGAAATCGTACGCCAGTTCGGGGAAAAATTGCGTAAGAACAAAGAAGCTTTAGGCAAACTGGTTTCCTATGAAATGGGGAAATCATTGCAGGAGGGTTACGGTGAAGTACAGGAAATGATCGACATCTGTGATTTTGCGGTAGGATTGTCTCGCCAGCTGCACGGACTGACCATGCACTCAGAGCGCCCCGGGCACAGGATGTATGAACAGTACCATCCGCTGGGTGTTGTCGGGATCATCTCGGCGTTCAATTTCCCGGTAGCGGTCTGGTCGTGGAATACGGCATTGGCATGGATTGCCGGTGACGTGTGCATCTGGAAACCATCTGAAAAAACTCCTCTTTGTGGTATCGCCTGCCAGAACATCATTGCTGAAGTAATCAAAGAAAATAATTTACCGGAAGGTATTTCCTGCTTAATCAACGGCGATTACAAGATCGGGGAGCTGATGACTGCCGACACAAGAATTCCTTTGGTTTCTGCCACAGGTTCTACCAGAATGGGTAAAATCGTGGCACAGGCTGTAGCCGGGCGCCTTGGGAAATCGCTTTTGGAACTGGGCGGAAACAATGCCATCATTGTTACACCGGATGCTGACGTGAAAATGACCGTAATCGGTGCCGTGTTCGGTGCTGTGGGTACTGCCGGACAGCGTTGTACGTCAACACGCAGGCTGATTATCCATGAGAGTATGTACGATAAAGTGAAAGATGCCATCGTGTCCGCATACAAGCAATTGAGGATCGGAAATCCATTGGATCAGAACAACCACGTGGGTCCGCTGATCGATACCGATGCCGTCGCGCTATACCAAAAGGCATTGGAGCAAGTCGTTGCCGAGGGCGGAAAAATCCTTGTTGAAGGCGGCGTGCTTTCAGGCGAAGGTTACGAAAGCGGCTGCTACGTGAAACCTGCCATCGCAGAAGCTGACAACAGTTTCCGGATTGTACAGCATGAAACCTTCGCGCCGGTATTGTATCTGTTGAAATATTCAGGCGATGTTGAAAATGCGATTGCCCTGCAGAATGGCGTAGCGCAGGGGCTGTCATCCGCCATCATGACCAACAATCTTCGTGAGGCAGAACGTTTCCTTTCGGTTGCCGGTTCCGATTGTGGGATTGCCAACGTCAACATCGGGACATCGGGAGCTGAAATCGGTGGTGCATTCGGCGGTGAAAAGGAAACCGGCGGTGGCCGTGAGTCCGGCTCTGACGCCTGGAAAATTTATATGAGAAGGCAGACCAATACCATCAATTATACTACAAACCTGCCATTGGCTCAAGGGATCAAGTTTGATTTATAG
- a CDS encoding endonuclease has protein sequence MRIRKFLALFFVLSSTLAGYSQAKKFAVKTVAFYNFENLFDTINNPNNDEEWLPSGAQHWTSAKYRQKLENLARVISQIGTNDQQKDAPVIIGGAEIENRGVLEDLVKQPKMQPWDYGIVHFDSPDKRGIDVAMLYQKKHFKPTSYINIPLLIYKDQKAEEAKKEKEEATDDKIEISRDNRIYTRDILLVTGLLDGEEVNVMVNHWPSRSGGEKKSSPYREEAGRLARKVMDSIYKVNPNAKIICMGDLNDGTYNKSVKEGIGAKLKKTEVKPFGVYNPFEQMAKEGNATLFYRDAGDIFDQIMVSETLIKEGYDSLRYWKAGIYNKPFMIQTDGQYKGYPLRHSANEVGFSDHFPVYIYLIKEVK, from the coding sequence ATGCGAATTAGAAAATTTTTAGCCCTGTTTTTTGTGTTATCCTCAACACTTGCGGGCTATTCCCAAGCCAAAAAGTTTGCTGTAAAGACAGTGGCTTTCTACAATTTCGAAAATTTATTTGACACCATCAACAACCCGAATAACGATGAGGAGTGGCTTCCGTCAGGCGCACAACACTGGACATCAGCCAAATACAGGCAAAAACTTGAAAATCTCGCCCGCGTCATTTCTCAAATCGGCACGAACGACCAACAGAAGGATGCGCCCGTAATTATCGGTGGCGCTGAAATCGAGAACCGCGGTGTACTGGAAGACCTTGTAAAGCAGCCGAAAATGCAGCCCTGGGATTACGGCATCGTGCACTTCGATTCGCCGGACAAACGTGGCATTGATGTGGCCATGCTCTACCAGAAGAAACATTTCAAGCCGACAAGCTACATCAATATTCCACTCCTTATATATAAGGACCAAAAAGCTGAAGAAGCCAAAAAGGAGAAAGAAGAGGCTACTGACGACAAAATTGAAATCAGCAGGGACAACCGGATATACACCCGTGACATCCTATTGGTAACGGGTCTCCTTGACGGTGAAGAGGTCAATGTCATGGTGAACCACTGGCCGTCACGTTCGGGTGGTGAGAAAAAAAGCAGCCCTTACCGTGAGGAAGCGGGCCGACTCGCCCGAAAAGTCATGGACTCCATATATAAGGTAAATCCCAATGCGAAAATCATCTGTATGGGCGACCTTAACGACGGTACTTACAATAAGAGCGTGAAAGAAGGCATTGGCGCCAAGCTCAAGAAAACCGAGGTGAAGCCGTTTGGGGTCTACAATCCTTTCGAGCAGATGGCCAAAGAGGGAAATGCCACACTTTTTTACCGCGACGCCGGCGATATTTTTGACCAGATTATGGTTTCCGAAACACTGATAAAGGAAGGGTACGATTCCCTGAGATACTGGAAAGCGGGCATTTACAACAAGCCGTTCATGATCCAGACCGACGGGCAGTACAAAGGCTATCCGCTGCGGCATTCGGCCAATGAGGTCGGTTTCAGCGATCACTTCCCCGTCTACATTTACCTCATTAAAGAAGTAAAATAA
- a CDS encoding 3-hydroxyanthranilate 3,4-dioxygenase produces the protein MASTKPFNLNQWINDHRHLLKPPVGNKNVYVHSQDYIVMVVAGPNARKDFHYNETEELFYQLEGSIKVVIQEDGHRREMELHAGDMYLHGARIPHSPVRSENSIGLVIERKRAGLGFTDGLLWFCENCNHKLYEIFFELHDIEKDFLPHYQHFYNSAELRTCDKCGTVMEADPKYTGTK, from the coding sequence ATGGCTTCGACAAAACCCTTCAACCTGAACCAATGGATTAATGACCACCGCCACCTGCTCAAGCCGCCGGTGGGGAACAAAAATGTGTATGTGCATTCGCAGGATTACATCGTGATGGTCGTTGCCGGTCCCAACGCGCGAAAGGATTTCCATTACAACGAGACAGAAGAGCTTTTCTACCAGCTTGAAGGCAGTATTAAGGTGGTCATTCAGGAAGATGGCCATCGCAGGGAGATGGAGCTGCATGCCGGCGACATGTACCTGCATGGTGCCCGCATCCCGCATTCACCGGTGCGGTCTGAGAATTCCATCGGTCTGGTCATTGAACGCAAACGCGCCGGCCTCGGATTTACGGACGGCCTGCTTTGGTTCTGTGAAAACTGCAACCACAAACTCTACGAAATCTTCTTCGAGCTGCATGACATCGAGAAGGATTTTCTGCCGCACTACCAACATTTTTACAACTCGGCCGAATTGCGCACCTGCGACAAATGCGGTACGGTGATGGAGGCGGACCCAAAATATACGGGCACCAAGTAA